In the genome of Bacillota bacterium, the window GCTTTATGTCGGCAAATATTATTAAGGGAGAGCGAAAGATGAGAAAAGGCCTAATTGCCATTGGCGCAGTAGTATTAGTCTTAGTAGTCGTTGGCATTGTTATGGGTGGATATTATAACTCGTTTATAAGTAAAAGCCGTGCGGTCGATAACCAATGGGCTCAGGTAGAGACCCAATACCAGCGAAGGTTTGATTTGATACCGAATCTTGTTGAGGCGACAAAAGGCACTCTAAAACAAGAACAAAAAGTGTTTGGTGAGATCGCCGACGCCCGGGCGCGCTATTCCGGGGCGTCGACACCTGCACAGAAGGTAGCCGCGGCGAACCAGATGGAATCTGCACTATCTCGACTCCTGGTCATAGTAGAGAATTATCCACAGCTCAGGTCCAACGCGACAGTACAACAACTCATGGCTCAGATTGAGGGAACTGAAAATCGCATATCTGTTGAGCGCAGAAGATATAATGATGCTGCGACGGATTATAATACCAGCATCTCACGCTTTCCCGGTGTGGTGTTTGCCGGCATGTTTGGATTTAAGGAGAAACCTTTGTTTAAGAGCCAGACTGAAGCTGAGAAAGCCCCAAAGGTAGATCTGGGAAATAGTTAAATGATTAGAAGTAAGAAACAGTTAATCATTATTGTCATAATTGCTCTTCTTTTCTTTATGGGTTGGTCAAGCGCTGCTAAAGCAGCGCTTGACCTGCCGCAGCCGTCCGGCTACGTCAATGACTTTGCCGGTATGCTTTCACAACAGACGAGAAGCAGTCTTGAGGATAAATTAAAGTCTTACGAGGCAAGGACGGGAAACGAAATAGCTGTAGTTACAGTACCTAATTTACAGGGAACGACTGTTGAGGATTTTGCAGTCCGGCTTTTTGAGAAGTGGGAGATTGGCAAGAAAGGGCAAGATAACGGTGTATTATTTCTCGTAGCTAAGAATGAGCGCAAGATAAGGATTGAAGTTGGCTATGGCCTTGAGCCGGAGCTTACCGATGCCCAGGCCTATGATATTGTTACGAATATAGTTTCACCCAGGTTTAAAGCTGGACAATTTGATGAGGGTTTTGTGTCTGGCGTTGATGCGATTATAGGGGTGCTGTCTGCAAATGGAGCAGTAACCGGGTCCGGGGGAACGGACGAAAACCCCGTTCATGTACCGGCACGTGACCTCGGTTGGCTCATGTACCTTGGAATCTTTTTGGTGCTTAGCGCTTTTCAATGGCTTGTTGCAGTTCTTGGGCGCACTAAAAGCTGGTGGCTTGGTGGCGTGCTGGGGGCAATCGTTGGCCTTCTGGTTATGGTCTTCTCAGTGGTGATAGGCGTGATATTAGTTGCCATCCTGACACCGCTTGGGCTTCTATTTGATTTTATTGTTTCTCGTGCTTATGAGGAGCATAAGAGACGGCAGCGCGAGGGGAGAGAAGATAGCCATATTCCCTGGTGGGCCGGCGGTGGATGGGGTCCCGGCGGCGGTTTTGGCGGCGGATCTAGCGGTGGTTTTGGCGGTTTCGGCGGCGGCAGAAGCGGCGGCGGCGGCGCCAGCGGTGGGTGGTAATAGATGGCAACATTAAGATATAGCTGTTAAAAAGTTAGCAGAAACAAAAAGAGTCGGTCACAGTGGCCGACTCTTTTAGCATGTCTCTCCAGCTGCCAAACTTATGAGCTTGCGGCTCTAGCTTTTTCGTATTCTTCGATGATCTTCTTTGCAGTATCTGTTGGGACTTCCTCGTAGTGGTCAAACTCCATATGGTAAGCACCGCGACCCGAGGTTATCGAGCGAAGGGTGCTTGCATAGGTTGCCATTTCGGCGAGCGGAACAAGTGCGCTGATTGCCACATTTCGGCCGCGTGACTCTGAGCCAAGCGGCTTGCCTCTGCGGCTTGATAGGTCGCCGATAACATCTCCCATATATTGCTCGGGAACTACAACCTCAACTTTCATAATCGGTTCTAGAAGAACCGGCTTGGCTTCCATGAAACCCTTCTTCATGGCAAGTGAACCCGCTATTTTAAACGCCATCTCGGATGAATCAACTGCATGATACGAGCCGTCATATAGTGTTACCTTAACATCGACGATGGGATAGCCCGCCAGGATACCCTGCTCCATGGTCTCTTTGATACCTTTTTCAACCGCCGGGCGGTATTGCTGTGGAACGACGCCGCCAACGATCTGGTCGACGAACTCAAAGCCTCCGCCTCTGGGTAATGGCTCGATTTTAATCCAAACATCGCCGAACTGGCCGCGCCCACCGGACTGTTTCTTGTGGCGTCCCTGAACAGACGCGCTTCCTTTAATTGTTTCTTTATATGGTATACGCGGTGCTGAGAGTTCTGCCTCTACACCGAACTTTCTTTTTAATCTCTCAGTTATGACATCAAGATGCATGTCGCCCATACCAGATATAACAGTTTGGCGGGTCTCGGTATCTCTTCTGACAGTTAGGGTCGGGTCCTCTTCAGCGATTCTGTTAAGCGATGTACCGAGTTTCTCCTCGTCTGCCTTGGTCTTTGCCGCCGCTGCTACTGATATAACCGGCTCGGGGAACTTGATGGCTGGGAACATAACCGGCGTTTTACCTTCTTCATTTAGGGTATCACCGGTCATTGTTTCGGCGAGTTTTGCAACAGCACCGATATCACCAGCAGGTATATCGGACACATCCTCCTGGGTTTTTCCCCGGACGACAAATACGTGGCCGACTCTTTCCTTCTTGCCCCTGCTTACGTTAACTACCGTCGAGTTGGCTTTGAGATTGCCCGAGAAGACTCTAAAGTAGCTTAGCTTTCCTACGTATGGGTCAGCTACGGTCTTAAATACAAATGCTGCAAGCGGCTCGGAATCTGATGGTTTAACTTCAACATCCTGTTCGCTCTTCGGGTCAATTCCCTTGACCACACCTTTATCCACCGGCGAAGGCAGATAATCGACTATTGCATTGAGAAGCCCCTCAACGCCAACAGCAGTGAAGGCTGCCGTGCATGTTACTGGAATAACCTGTCCTGATGCAATTGCGGCTTTTAATCCGGACATAATTTCTTTTTCGGAGAGCTCGCCTTCTTCAAGATACTTTTCCATCAGGGCGTCATCGCTTTCTGCAATGCGTTCGACCAATGCCTCGCGGGCCGATGCCACTTCGTCGGCCATGTCGGCGGGGATGTCCTCGACCGAGGTTTTTGCGCCCTCTGTTATATAGGCCTTTTGTTTTATTACATCTGCAACGCCTTTAAAGCTTGATTCGCTTCCAATGGGAAGCTGAAGCGGGGTGACTTTGTCACTGTAAATTTCCTGCAATACGCGAAGCGTTTCGCTGAAGTTTGCGTGTTCTTTGTCCATTCTATTGACGATGACCAGCTTGGCAAGGTGATACTCGTCGGCAATTGCCCAGGTTCTCTCAGTTTGAACCTCGACGCCCGCTACAGCATCGACCACAACTGCTGCAATATCCACGGCACGCAGTGCCCCGTAGACTTCGCCGATAAAATCGGCATAACCTGGAGTATCAATAATGTTTATCTTGTGATTGTTGAATTCAAAGGGTGCAAGGGAGGCGTTGATCGAGAATTTTCTTCTGATCTCTTCCGGGTCGTAATCGCTTACAGTATTGCCCTCATCAACCTTGCCAAATCGACTAACTGTTCCGGTGGTAAAAAGCATAGCCTCGGTAAGTGTAGTTTTGCCGCTTCCGCCGTGTCCAATTAAAGCTAAGTTTCGAATGTTTGCCGGCGCATATTTTTTCAATAAAATCTCCTCCCCTTAGCCTCTCGTTCTGAGAGCTTTAAAAGATTATTTAATTCTAAGCTATCAGCCGTCAGCTTTAGTTTTAGTAATCGTATTTAAATACGAAACAAATAGCTGAAGTTGGCTGCTGATAACTAACTGCTTCTTAAATCAAAGACTTGCAGGCTCGGGATTAAAGTAGAGCGAAGATCAACTAAGTTTTAAGGCTGCGAACCTTACAAGTTAATCCACGAGAACACAGAAAAACTTCGCTACTATTATACAGGAATAATCCTGCTGCACAAATCAAGACTTTAAAACGAAATTAAGGTCAATAGTAAAATTGCCGGTTCCGACGCCTTCGTCCGGGCCAGAGAAGCGTTAGGAGAAATCCAACTATAAACCCACCAATGTGAGCGAAATAAGCGACTCCGCCACCGCCCGGTGTACTTAAGAAGGCCGATAAGATCTGTAGTAAGAACCAAAATCCAATTACAATAATTGCCGGAAGGCGAACAAGTTCAAAAAAGAAAATGATAGGGACGACCGTCAAAATCCGTGCGCTCGGAAAAAGTACAAGATAAGCGGCAAGTACTCCCGATATCGCGCCGCTTGCACCCAGGTTTGCTACTGACGAGTTAGGGTCGATAGCGATCTGGAGAAGAGACCCCCCAATTCCTGCCACGAGATAGAAGGCAAGGAACTTGATCTTCCCGAAAGCGTCCTCAACATTGTTTCCAAAAATCCATAGAAACAGCATATTAAAGCCTATGTGCAGCGGTAATGGACTGTCATGCAAAAACATCGAAGTAATCAACGACAGATAGACCGGCTGGATTTCGTTTGCTGTGACCGGGTGGCCGGTGACTATTGCTTTTGGAAAAAGCGCGTATCTATTGTAAAATTCGACGAGGGCTTCTTGGCTGGGTAAAAGAAGTGTGTAAACATAGATAGCTATATTTATTAAGATCAACGATACGGTTACGATTGGGAACCGCCGAGTAGGATTATCATCTCTAAGAGGCAGCATATTTCCTCCAAATTATATGTTTTATACGATATTACCCTGAGGGCTACAGGATAACACGGGAGTCTCTCAATACGCCTGTTGGCTTAAATTAGATACCAGTTTTGGACATATACTTTAGTATAGTTTAATCGAAAATTGAGAGTTGAAAATACTAGATTGAAAAGTAATCAGCCCTTTATAGGATAGCAAACAAAAACTAGTGCGCAAAAAGTAGTTCAGCCCTTTAGGGCTGCATGCGGGGCTAAAGAGCTGTGCTGCTTGCATAAGGGCTAAAGTCCTGCACTGCTTTTCAATTTGCGTTTTTAATTTTAACCCGTAAGGTGGGCGAGGTTTTATGCCGGAATTGCCAGAGACCGAAACCATAAAACGTGAACTTGAGCAAACCGTAATCGGCCTGAGAATAACCGGTGTTGAGGTACCAGTGCCGATGGTATTAAGAGTGCCTGTTGACGAATTCAAAAAACAGATTACAGGCACAATTGTAACCGGTGCCGCAAGGAGGGCTAAAAACATCATACTGCACCTTTCAAACAACAAGGCTATTCTTTTTCACCTGATGATTTCCGGGACCCTCCTATACCTACCGGCTGATGCTCCATTAAAAGAGAAAACTCAAGTTATATTCAGACTCAATAACGGCTATGAGCTGAGATACCGCGACCCCCGTCTTTTTGGTTATGTGAAGCTGCTTTCTGAGAGCGATATTTCAAAAGCGCCAGAACTCAGCCATCTTGGTCCTGAGCCATTATCTGAAGATTTCACGTTTGAAAGGTTTAGAGAAATGTTAAAGCGAAGACCAAGATCAAGGATCAAGGCTTTGCTTTTGGACCAATCTTTTATCGCCGGAATAGGCAATATCTATGCGGACGAGATACTCTTTTATGCGCGGGTTCTTCCGACAAGGCGGGCCGGAACTCTAACCGATGAGGAGCTCAAGCGCATGTATGAAGGTATGCGCAGTATATTAACCAAGGCCATTGAAGAGCGGGGAACCTCAATAATATCCTACGTTGATCTTTTTGGTAGAAAGGGCAATTATAAGAATTTCCTGAAGGTTCATGCGCGGGCCGGCAAGCCTTGCTTGAATGGCTGCACGGGGACGGTTGTAAAAACTGAAGTAGCAGGGAGAGGAACTTACTATTGCCCGAGTTGCCAAAAATAGTTGAGAGCTGAAAGCTGATGGCCGATAGCTTCTGCAGTTGCGACCTGCCCTTTTCTTTTGTAAGATTAAATAAATTAAATCAACGCGAAGGAGAAGTTCATAGATGATCGAAACTGGAACACTTAGAGTAAAAACTGGCCTGGCTGAAATGCTAAAAGGTGGCGTCATTATGGACGTAACAAATAAAGAAGAGGCGAAGATTGCTGAGGACGCTGGAGCTGTCGCCGTGATGGCGCTTGAACGTGTTCCTGCCGATATAAGGGCGGCCGGCGGAGTTGCCCGTATGGCTGACCCGACGAAGATAGAAGAGATAATGAACTCTGTGACCATTCCTGTTATGGCAAAAGCCAGAATAGGGCATTTTGTAGAGGCACAGATACTCGAAGCTCTCGGAGTAGACTATATCGATGAGAGCGAAGTGCTTACTCCTGCCGACGAGGAACATCATATTAACAAATGGGATTTTAAAGTCCCATTTGTCTGCGGTTGTAGAAACCTAGGCGAGGCCCTGCGCCGTATATCTGAGGGTGCGGCGATGATCAGGACGAAGGGTGAGCCGGGCACCGGAAACATTGTTGAGGCGGTACGCCATATGCGCTCGGTAAATGAGGGCATCGCAGGGCTCAAAGGTCTGCGTGAAGATGAGCTATTTGCTGCTGCCAAAGATCTTCAGGCCCCATATGAATTAGTTAAGTGGGTGCATGATAACGGCAAACTGCCGGTAGTTAATTTCTCGGCCGGCGGCATAGCCACTCCAGCCGATGCGGCGTTGATGATGCAGCTTGGCGCAGATGGCGTATTTGTTGGCTCGGGTATATTTAAGAGTGCAGATCCAGCAAAACGAGCTAAAGCCATCGTTCAAGCGACGACTCATTATATGGACGCCGATCTTCTTGCAAAAGTATCGAAAGATCTGGGCGAGGCGATGGTGGGTATCGAGATAAGCCAAATTCCTGAAGCTGAGATGATGCAAGAGCGCGGGTGGTAACACATCGCACGAGTCTTATAATGCTATTGTTGGCACCGTAGCACTTTGGCGCAACGTCAGGTGCTTTTTAATTGTAGCATTAAACCAATAAAGGTCTGATTCATTTGAATAGCGTAAATATTAAGATTGGCGTGCTAGCGCTGCAAGGTGCGGTACGCGAGCACATAAAACATATTGAACGACTAGGCGTTACGGGTAAAATCATCAAGTGGCCACATGAGTTGGGCGAAGTTGCCGGATTGATAATTCCGGGTGGGGAGAGCACGGCTATTGGCAAGCTAATGGTCGAGTACGGGTTTATTGACGCCATCCGAGACTTCCATGCGAAAGGCAAGCCTATCTATGGTACATGTGCTGGGATGATTCTTTTGGCAAAGAAGATTACCGAGGGCGACCAACCGCTTCTATCATTGATGGATATCGAGGCCAGACGGAATGCATTTGGCCGCCAGCGGGAGAGCTTCGAGGCAGATTTAGACATTAAAGGTATCGGTCCTTTTAAAGCAGTATTCATCCGAGCTCCCTGGATTGAATCTATCGGCGACGGTGTCGACGTTTTGGCCGAATTTGATAATATTAAGGTGATGGCCAGGCAGGGAAGCCTTCTTGCTTCGGCGTTTCATCCTGAGTTGACCGGGGATTTGCGGGTACATAAATACTTTCTAGAGATGGTAAAGGAGGCCTGATGTCAGGGCATTCTAAGTGGGCAACAATCAAACGCAAAAAAGGCAAAGAGGATGCCAAGCGTGGCAAGCTCTTTGGAAAGTTAAGCCGTGCGATAATGGTTGCTGCTCGAAATGGCAGCAACCCGGATATGAATCCGGCACTTGCCAATGCTATCGAGAAAGCAAAAAGCTACAGCATGCCGGCAGAAAATATCGAGCGCGCAATTAAAAAAGGCGCAGGCGAGTTGGGCGCAGAAAAATACGAAGAACTTACATATGAGGGCTTTGGCCCCGCTGGAGTCGCCGTTATGGTAGATATTATGACGGATAATCGTAACCGCACAGCCGCCGATATCCGCCATATCTTTACTAAGTACGGAGGAAGCCTCGGCTCATCGGGTTCGGTCGCCTGGATGTTTGATCGCAAGGGAACGATTACTATCAGCAAGAGCCATCCTATTGGTGAAGAAGAGCTGTTTTCACTGGCGGTCGAAGCAGGAGCAGAAGATATGACAAGCGAAGATGACCAGTGGCAGATAACAACTGATCCGGCAGAACTTAACTTTGTTAAGAATGTAATTGAGAAACATGGCATACCGATTGAGCTCGCT includes:
- the mutM gene encoding bifunctional DNA-formamidopyrimidine glycosylase/DNA-(apurinic or apyrimidinic site) lyase, whose translation is MPELPETETIKRELEQTVIGLRITGVEVPVPMVLRVPVDEFKKQITGTIVTGAARRAKNIILHLSNNKAILFHLMISGTLLYLPADAPLKEKTQVIFRLNNGYELRYRDPRLFGYVKLLSESDISKAPELSHLGPEPLSEDFTFERFREMLKRRPRSRIKALLLDQSFIAGIGNIYADEILFYARVLPTRRAGTLTDEELKRMYEGMRSILTKAIEERGTSIISYVDLFGRKGNYKNFLKVHARAGKPCLNGCTGTVVKTEVAGRGTYYCPSCQK
- a CDS encoding TPM domain-containing protein: MIRSKKQLIIIVIIALLFFMGWSSAAKAALDLPQPSGYVNDFAGMLSQQTRSSLEDKLKSYEARTGNEIAVVTVPNLQGTTVEDFAVRLFEKWEIGKKGQDNGVLFLVAKNERKIRIEVGYGLEPELTDAQAYDIVTNIVSPRFKAGQFDEGFVSGVDAIIGVLSANGAVTGSGGTDENPVHVPARDLGWLMYLGIFLVLSAFQWLVAVLGRTKSWWLGGVLGAIVGLLVMVFSVVIGVILVAILTPLGLLFDFIVSRAYEEHKRRQREGREDSHIPWWAGGGWGPGGGFGGGSSGGFGGFGGGRSGGGGASGGW
- a CDS encoding rhomboid family intramembrane serine protease codes for the protein MLPLRDDNPTRRFPIVTVSLILINIAIYVYTLLLPSQEALVEFYNRYALFPKAIVTGHPVTANEIQPVYLSLITSMFLHDSPLPLHIGFNMLFLWIFGNNVEDAFGKIKFLAFYLVAGIGGSLLQIAIDPNSSVANLGASGAISGVLAAYLVLFPSARILTVVPIIFFFELVRLPAIIVIGFWFLLQILSAFLSTPGGGGVAYFAHIGGFIVGFLLTLLWPGRRRRNRQFYY
- the fusA gene encoding elongation factor G, whose translation is MKKYAPANIRNLALIGHGGSGKTTLTEAMLFTTGTVSRFGKVDEGNTVSDYDPEEIRRKFSINASLAPFEFNNHKINIIDTPGYADFIGEVYGALRAVDIAAVVVDAVAGVEVQTERTWAIADEYHLAKLVIVNRMDKEHANFSETLRVLQEIYSDKVTPLQLPIGSESSFKGVADVIKQKAYITEGAKTSVEDIPADMADEVASAREALVERIAESDDALMEKYLEEGELSEKEIMSGLKAAIASGQVIPVTCTAAFTAVGVEGLLNAIVDYLPSPVDKGVVKGIDPKSEQDVEVKPSDSEPLAAFVFKTVADPYVGKLSYFRVFSGNLKANSTVVNVSRGKKERVGHVFVVRGKTQEDVSDIPAGDIGAVAKLAETMTGDTLNEEGKTPVMFPAIKFPEPVISVAAAAKTKADEEKLGTSLNRIAEEDPTLTVRRDTETRQTVISGMGDMHLDVITERLKRKFGVEAELSAPRIPYKETIKGSASVQGRHKKQSGGRGQFGDVWIKIEPLPRGGGFEFVDQIVGGVVPQQYRPAVEKGIKETMEQGILAGYPIVDVKVTLYDGSYHAVDSSEMAFKIAGSLAMKKGFMEAKPVLLEPIMKVEVVVPEQYMGDVIGDLSSRRGKPLGSESRGRNVAISALVPLAEMATYASTLRSITSGRGAYHMEFDHYEEVPTDTAKKIIEEYEKARAASS
- a CDS encoding YebC/PmpR family DNA-binding transcriptional regulator, whose protein sequence is MSGHSKWATIKRKKGKEDAKRGKLFGKLSRAIMVAARNGSNPDMNPALANAIEKAKSYSMPAENIERAIKKGAGELGAEKYEELTYEGFGPAGVAVMVDIMTDNRNRTAADIRHIFTKYGGSLGSSGSVAWMFDRKGTITISKSHPIGEEELFSLAVEAGAEDMTSEDDQWQITTDPAELNFVKNVIEKHGIPIELAEISLIPKNPVRLSKEDAEKVLRFVDALEDNDDVQDVFSNFDIPPEVMEQIAGS
- the pdxS gene encoding pyridoxal 5'-phosphate synthase lyase subunit PdxS, with protein sequence MIETGTLRVKTGLAEMLKGGVIMDVTNKEEAKIAEDAGAVAVMALERVPADIRAAGGVARMADPTKIEEIMNSVTIPVMAKARIGHFVEAQILEALGVDYIDESEVLTPADEEHHINKWDFKVPFVCGCRNLGEALRRISEGAAMIRTKGEPGTGNIVEAVRHMRSVNEGIAGLKGLREDELFAAAKDLQAPYELVKWVHDNGKLPVVNFSAGGIATPADAALMMQLGADGVFVGSGIFKSADPAKRAKAIVQATTHYMDADLLAKVSKDLGEAMVGIEISQIPEAEMMQERGW
- a CDS encoding LemA family protein; protein product: MRKGLIAIGAVVLVLVVVGIVMGGYYNSFISKSRAVDNQWAQVETQYQRRFDLIPNLVEATKGTLKQEQKVFGEIADARARYSGASTPAQKVAAANQMESALSRLLVIVENYPQLRSNATVQQLMAQIEGTENRISVERRRYNDAATDYNTSISRFPGVVFAGMFGFKEKPLFKSQTEAEKAPKVDLGNS
- the pdxT gene encoding pyridoxal 5'-phosphate synthase glutaminase subunit PdxT produces the protein MKIGVLALQGAVREHIKHIERLGVTGKIIKWPHELGEVAGLIIPGGESTAIGKLMVEYGFIDAIRDFHAKGKPIYGTCAGMILLAKKITEGDQPLLSLMDIEARRNAFGRQRESFEADLDIKGIGPFKAVFIRAPWIESIGDGVDVLAEFDNIKVMARQGSLLASAFHPELTGDLRVHKYFLEMVKEA